The nucleotide sequence TGGGACAAGAGAGGATTAAGCCACCTGTTaacagaaataagaaaaaaagacagcaCATGAAGATTTCTTTGAAAGGACTCCAATTTTGAGGGGACAAAGAGATTTGCAATGTTACTGTGTTACTCGATTTCATGCTGTATTTTGGAGTTTTGTGGTAATCTCATGCAGTATGTTCCATTTGTATCATGAAaccaatgaaaatcaaaacagcaTTCTTCAAAAAAACTAGACAGATCATGAGCCTACTTGTTCCTGTCACCAGCAAGTGAATGCAACATTAACAACAACACCCCTCTTAAGTTCTTAGTCTTACAACCTTCTCTTTACTCATAACACTATTATGAATAATTCTCTGAATGGAGGAAGAACACATTATCTATGATTTCACTTACGAAAATGTGACAAATCTAGAGACAACATTCACCGCAGGCATTGGTGATGGTTTAATTCCAGGATCACTTCCTCTTCGCTCTTCCCCACCCAATAAAGAATCTTTGAGGTCATCCTCATCTTCATTTTCACTTCCACCATCAGCAATAGGTGTGATCTTAATGTCTATTAAATCTTCTGCATCCATTTCTCTTTCTTGGTCCAGTATACTGCAACCAGCAAACTGCAGTGAACAAAATATATGACAGCAAGAATGTGGTGTCAAAATGAGTTGCAAAAATAAGTCCTGAGTAAAGGGGCTCCATAGAGTTTTAGGCAGACTATGATATGCATCAGTGTTTAGCCCTCAACATGTTACATAATAGCACTTCCTCATGATCGATATCTGAACATTTGTTAACTTTTGCATCTGTTgccatttcacaatttttcccccagtattttcttttctgttgacctctttttcaggcatAGTATGGGTATAGTTGCTGTAAATTCTAGACTCTATTATGAAAAATATGCATTGTTTTACCCCGTTTTAATACAGTTGGACCTGTGTAGAGAGTGGGAGGGTGATCCCATAATACATGTTCCACAGAACAGAGTTATCATAATAGACTATGAAAAACACCATTATATGCCACAATTGAATAGggaatatattttgttttaaggaGTACTGTTAGTTTTATCTCAGTGGACCGTTCTACACAAGTGTGCGACGATTTAAGACCGCGGCCGCACAATAGAGGTGACCGCAGGTAACCACTCAacagaggtgaaaattacagtgatcaaGAGGGAAAATTTCGGGACTTCGAAAACCGACCGGTTAATACAGGGAGAGCGCTTAATACAATGCCGCTTGATTCAGGTTCGTGCGatcgccatgtttgttttgtttgttgacatTTCAAAAACTCGCGGTTTGTCCACGTCCAGTTTTCACACGGTCAAAGACCCCATGGAGCTTCCTCGAGGGTGACAAGTTACTTTTAAGTGCATTCAGTCGTAAAGATCATGGATGTAAATTGAACAGAAACTTTCCAAATTTACTTCTGTACACGTATGCCCTAAGAACAACCTCACAACTGTTGTTCGAACTTAAGCCTTCCAGAGCGCAATTCCAGAACTCTGTGAACTAATCGGCCACGCCGCCGAATCAATGTAAACATCACAGCAGATACAAGGTTATGCAAAGATTTTGAACAATTCTTCTGATATCGATCATATGAATCAACTACTAATGGGAAGTTTAGAAGAACGTGTTGGCAAAAAAACGACGAGACAAGCTTGAGCtttaattattaatttgaaaataattcttttatACTAGATCATATCCATGTTGTTTGGGAGGTGAACTAAGTGACCTATTGCTCATATGCAGACTATACCAGGCTTGGAGCTCAACATGCGCAGAAGTCTGCACTAGTGAATCGCTTGACTAGTGCATAAACAGGATTTAGAAAGATTCTTACCTGAAATCAGATTAGCATCAGCAACCTGTAACACGTTCGCACAAGAGGTGACGCCCGTTCCAGTCTCCTCTACAGTCTCCTCAAAGTTTCGTTAATCATTAAGAGTCCTcatgtaagaaaaattaatttacgaAGAAgaggctagagtccaaactGAATGAACCACAACAGttggctaaaaataaaaaaccgaaacttcttaaaattccaaacaagGGGGTAACAAATTTTTCGCGTAcctctgttgtttgttttgacgGAGTGCAGTTAGTTTTTATTGAGCCTTCGTTCATGCAAATTTGTTACctctttgtttggaattttataAGTAGTTTCAGATTTTTTACTTTACCGATTGTTGTGGTTTATTTAACAAGTTAAACACATATCTTCTACGGAGTTTGGACCCCAGGCCTCTTttattaaatgaatatttttacaCTTCTTTCCAAACCTGTCTCACCTTTGAGGTCATCTCCGAGGTTAAAGCATCGATGGACAGCCTTTGGtatgaaaaaatgtaaatttatatATGAGAAAAccgtaaattaaaaaaaaaaaagacatttgccATTGATGATTGAGATTGACGAACTTATAACTAAGATCGCGAGTTTGCGACAGAAGATACTACGACGGAGTAGAGGGCTCATGACTCGAAAGCGACGCCGTTTGGTCACGTCATACAGCACCTCGTTGCAGTCGGGAGTTACCAGAGTGGTattacatcacgggcgacgagtggGGGATGATCCGATGAAGAAAGGagcgaaatacgagtggtcagcggggaaacaaatttaatacctcatatagagacatatcagttataattgcggaaaacaatagtgttgtaaagccgaaatatcaacagtatacttcgctaaataaaatgtgaaacaatttttcaaaagtgttgatggctcatatatcttttactgctgtattaaacaatggaggcatGGGGAAAGGCATCAGTGGCATCCGGAAAGGCACtgagaagaattatatttacgttttgtaacttgctgcgtgacgaaaacagaaaaccaaaaccgtggtcccctaatgaattctcccaccttgcccaaaaaattttcaaattttccgcaaCTTCACCTTTTCCTATTCGtaggtccggccaagcctttatggtcattggcccccgtATAGCCACTAACTATGGCTTGTAAATACAGgtgtttagtgttaaattgtaaaactccccgaagaagtctacgacagttaaacgaaacgcgtcggagaataaagaaattttacgaCTACCGTTCGTAGAGTGCTGCTCatcagtttagttttaaagatttttttttttgaatttgaTGCGATagctgtggtcagtttttccatgcaggttGTCTGGATGTACCTTTCGCAGAGACGTGGGGgggacagagacaccaacacaacatttcacctgccgttcgcttcgaatttaattaaattcatcccgagttcatttgttaaataaaataggaaaaaaaaacacttcgaacggaaaacagaattattttaacgcctggattttctggaaaaaggtctcctaaacgaggGGCCctaattattaatatttaagcatggtaaacacattagccttaacttggctgtttttcgaagctcagtgttttcctacatgcctttttcacgtgaaatgaggcgattgaatatatataataaacgctaaaagaactacagctgactctaaaaatatagaaatctagaacgaaatttttttagagttgcttagctcttcatttttccggaatcgaaagtcgggattgcaaaattcaagtgaaaagcaaaccgaCTGTGATTTACGccttaaacaagtcaagatacatatcgtttccagaaaaagggtttaaccggtgaagtggctaaggccctttgttccacgtcttctattaccatgttagcaatgacagcaaaGGCGGGCGAtcccatcgctgtaccaaaaacttgttgataataggtgccgttatatgtaaattgcgtggttttgaggcaaaaagacagcagatgaataatatccttcACAGgaaaagaagttctttgtcccagggaagaatcttctctgagtctctcctccgcaaccttaaccgcaagatcaactgggattttagtgaatagcgaaacaacgtcgaaagatactaatttttcacaagcgttaagagttttatctcttatgaaatccgcaaattcgcaggaatgtaatcagtattcccaacaacaggcgacaaaattctcgcaagataaccagaaattgcataagtcggagaattaacaagaGACAATGGGTCccaaaggaattcccggtttatgaattttaggtaagccataaaaacgtggacataagccgtcactactgtataacattttgtacgtagagtcactaattttaccagcttttttcaaatcaagcaacattttgtttaactttctttgagttttaccggtaggatcagagtttaagacagcatacgtactcttgtcattaagtagagacaaagctttgtcgtgatcttgctgtttgtccataaccacaacacaattacccttgtcagcagataatacgagcctgtccggatcctttttgagagctatGAGCGCATTgaaaatccttttgaatgtttttgggaggaggtttagcacgtCTGAGTATGCcacttacttctgctcttaccagATGCCTACGATCGTCGTTGAGTTtagagatactctcctcaacagcggcgacaatttcggcagtcggtattttgcgaggagcaatagcaaaaCTTCAGACCCTTttctaaaccactccgttccagcgcggataactccttggaggaaagtttcatgacccatttatctttcagagatgagcctgaattaacaggagacctcttactgagcaagtgacggagttttcggtcgtgtttctctctctgtttggtaaacgtctgcagttctttcgaactGCAGACTGACTCCTCGACCCAGGAAGTTTCGGAGTTGTTAATCAAAGCAGAGAGTTCACTGAGTGAACGAGAGAATAACGCACGCAAACGCAGTATGGAACTGTGACATTCATCTATTCGTagcttaagaaaagaaaaaccagtacgGACCATGAGCTTGTATCCTTTCGAGCACCCCGTAAAGGAGGCCGAAATCTCAAACTCGATGGAAGCACATGGTTTCCTTTACAACagtgattgaaatacaaatgacagCGATACTTAGCAATGCGGACTCTGATGTTCACGAGCCGGTTGACCCTTGTAATAACAGTTTGACCATACTTTTCtcgcaaataaaatatattaaagttcacacggcaaccaggtggacgatcagacatagtttgatgctactctggtttgcagatttaatgaatgtaaccgaagaagttacaattcatagacccaacgtttcgacactcctgtctagtgccttcatcaggggtgatctaaacgctgcaacaagcatgaaaaggatagacatctgccctttcttgatttaaatgtgtccagaggggttcagggcaatttagagacaagtgtctaccgtaaacctacctACACCGACAAATATCTCGccttcgattctcaccaccctatttgcccTAAAAAGTCTGCggccaaaactttacttaggagggctgactgtctaccatcttcactcgattcgaaggccgaggagaggaaatatgtttccaatgtcctaaaggcaaatggctatacaaaaacttttctccataactgccaaaaaccagttacaaatagtaacgctcttgatgaaagggaaccagcgactggttttgctgttattccttacatacagggtgttacggaacccatcaagagaattttgattagccacaacgttaaagttgctcaaaaaccttttcagattttggggcatattttcgccaaacctaaggatcctgtcacgaaagaacaatgAACCGACcccatttattctattccttgcaatgactgtgacaacgagtgcatcggacagaccaaacgtcagtttggtacacggttaaaagagcaccaaaaagcggttttcctttgcaaaaaggaaaattcagctttatcggagcatacatgcctaactaaccatacaattgggtggaataattctaaaattatcaccactaatcggcgttaccaccagcgcctttgtttggaggcttggcatattaactccgcgCACGCTCCcttaaatcgtgacgatggcggtttgcttcctgacgcctatttacgcctcgtcagaaaaaaggccgccaattagtgatcatataaaagaaactcttgttgcagcgtttagatcacccctgatgaaggcactagacaggagtgtcgaaacgttgggtctatgaattgtaacttcttcggttacattcattaaatctgcaaaccagagtagcataaAATTATGTCTgagtattaaatttgttttcccgctgaccactcgtatttcggtcaTTTCTTCATCCCCCGCTCGTCGCtcgtgatgtagtaactcccgtTGCAGTTAGTCGAGGTTATAATTTACAGCTTTATTAATGAACAAGAACTTGTATTTATAAACACGTTTTTTGTATGTTCAAAAATCCAGATTTCCtctctgaaacaaaaaactttttcacTTAGACGTGAAAAGCAAGACCGTGTCTCGTGACGACCTTGTTCCTTCAGCGAGGACATTCCCTTCCTAAAGAGATGTTGTCTCCTCAGAAAGTCACGCAGCATCTTCTCAGCTTTTCTTGCGGGGTGTTGCGTGACGTTCCAAAGAGTCCTACCAGACGGGAGAACGACTGCACTACCAAAATTACATGAAGCGTTTTTGAAGGTGGGCTCCACTCCACATCCGAGTTTCTTTGTCCCTCAGAAATTGTGGGAATCGGAAATCACAGATGACAGACTCGTTTGCTTCAAGAGGTGTTGATCTTGTGTGACGTCGTGAGCTCCTCGGTAAGGAATCTTTGTAGTGCCCAGTACTTCATCATTACGCTCTGTCTACTGAAGCTCCACTGGCAGAAAATGGCTACGATGTAGAACGATTTAGTCACTTTGGAAAAATGAACGAGTCAAAACCAACGGTGAGCATAAGAAACTCTTTAAGCTTCCTCGATGGGATAGCCGAAAATGTTATAGAGATTTTACAAATTACATTAGTTTACTCAAACCTGAATCccttaatttttatcttgaatgGTTGACAATGAAGAAAACTGCCATCGTAATATTTCAAGTCGACAAGAAATGCTGATATGCGAACATGTACTCTTGGTATCTTGGTGTTTGAAACCGCACCATGTGTCTCTAAAACACAAAATAGCAATAATGCAGTATTGCTAAAGCTGCAGTATTGCCAAAGCGATCTCCAGAACATGCACTTCCTCCATCAAAAAAGTTGTTATTGTTAGCTATTAATAACAGTGATTAAGTCATCACAATTAAGATTGTGAGTTGTTTAAATGATCTATTAACAACTTTCAAATATCAAATCCATTTacataaaatttgtaatttttcacCTTTGCAGAAAGAAGGAGAGCTCAGAAAATATAAGAATGTATGGTCTGGCTGGGGAACAAGATACTTTAAATTAGAAAGAATGTATCTACATTATTTTGAGTCTAAATATGTGAGTACCTTGAATTATTCAGTTTTCTGTTATGGTATGGAAACCTTTGGTTGTTAATTTTATATTGTTGATAATGAATTATCAGTTTCCCAGTATGGCCAATGAACAAGAATCAATTTTGACTATTTTTgatgaatattaattttatctGTTATTAAATACAGTGTCAATcaacagttttaaaaattgtaaattgttgAAAGGTGATTGAGGGCTTgaattttcacttgaatttcaaataattttaccaattttttatGTCTGGGCTTGGTCAATCTATGTGCTAGAACTATATTTGATGCagaatatcattattgttgttccCTCTCTCTGGCATTAATGAGctcttttcaattattttattagtatttttactttttataagGGTGGTACAGGGGAAGAGGTTTCTGGCAAGGTTCATGGCAGCAAAAACAGTAAATCAAAGTTCAGAGATCAGCGTCTTCATTTTTTGcaatatgataaaaatgaaaagggaaagaagagaaatttgGCAGAGAAGACTGAATCAAAAAAGGCATCTCCTTTTCTTGTGAGTTTTCTGATATGCTTACTGGGTGAAAGATTGACTTACTTGTTTACCAATGTGAGGATTGAAGCCCCTTGAtccagtttcatttggaaattgaACTGCAGACTGGTCAAGACATCATTATGGTCCCATGAAGTTTGAGATATTGTTATGATaatgaaatggaaacaaatttcccTGTTTTACTATCTGAACTCTTGGGACAGGATATTTAGTGGGCAGAAAAATAATGTTCCCTTACCTTGATGGGACAAGCGACACTTTGTTTAGAATTAAATGGCAGTCATGCTGATGACAGCACTGCTTGCATTTCATGTCATCAAAGTGGCTACACGAGAGACGGCTGAACAATCTCAAACAACCTCAATTCTAAGTGTTGAATATCTAGTGGGTCTTATCTTTACGTAAATTGCTTTCAGATCTGTGCCATGTATTGAAAAATTATACCATTTGCCTTGAATAGAGCTCTGTGATGCAGTTTGAGGCTGTGTTTATCAGCTTTATAATTCACCAACCCGTTACATCAAGCAGTATTCCTGAGAGACTTAAACACAACCTTTGTTGATTCCACCCAACAGGCTCCAACCCCTGTCAATACAGTTACAAGAGGAGATATTGATAAAGTAAAGTTATCAGATTCATttccagacaaaaaaaatgtttttgaggtTCACACAAAGTCAGGGATAGTTTGGTACCTTCAGTGTGCCACACCGGTAGGCATTCATTGTTATTACTGTCACCATCATTATCGTCAttataaaatatctttaaatcTCCTGCTatgaaaattttacatcaaTGGCCACATGTGGATCAGATTGTGTCTTAAGTTTTGTGACTTTTTGTCACCACTAGAAGACAAATTCGTATGGACTGTTTATTGTATCAACATTAGTGATATATTTAAATCAAAGGCAGTTCgaaaatacatttcaaaagCATTGAACGCAGAGATTACTGAACCTAAACATAGCTCTCTAATATGCGTGAAGAGGGTAAGTTGTAGGCAAAAGTGTAACCCCTAAACTTCTGAGGACTCTTAGGAAAATGGTAACTGCTAGTTTGGATTAAAGTCAAACGTGTAAATCAAGTGAGGCCAGGTATGCTACGATGATTCAGTTTGCCGAGCTTTCGCCGATCTACGGCATCATCACattccctgatgatgccgtagattGGCGAAAGCCCGGAAAACTAAATTTTCGTAGCATACCTGGCCTCATGAATGAAggcggtaagtttctaaagaaactgtggtgcggCGTCTGTGTGAGAGTAGAGCAGGTAATTttattgttaacaactgagttgaaaacgtaaattggccaccgtaaagaggaaaaaagctgacgtttcgagcgttaacccttcgtcaagGCGATTGGATGGAACCTGGCCTCTCTTGATTCACACTGGCACGTCTGACTTTATGATACCATGCTACTCAAGGACAACATCCAACGCTTGCTAAAAGTTTGGATTATTTTTCACACACCCATGGCAGCTTAGACAGTTaacttttccaagaaaaagATCAACTGGAACGTGaatcattttctctttgttctaaTTTTAGGTTTTAATTGAGATAATCTCTATCATGTTTTTGTTCTAATTTTGATACTATTTAGATTGTAAGGCTAAGAATACATAACAGTTTcgaagttttgttaatttttttagagatGATGTGGTGTTTGCTTTAGTTTTTGCTATGTTAGGGTATGTGCCTCTCGTACCTGTGTAATGTCTCCCAACCTTAGGTATGTTTAGCTAACATATACTCTTAAACTACTTTGAGTTAATGGTTGATACTTTTATCAGGAGGAGATGTGGTCTTGGATGACAGCTTTAATGCCACAGCATACTGAGTGCACAAAAGAGGACAAAGAGAATCAAGGCCAGCAGGTGAGTGTGTGCTTGGCAGATTTCACTCGAATcgaaaaatatgatattttgaTCCCTGTTAGAGGCGCGGTAGTTTGGTAGGCGCTGAACTTCAGATTGATAGATCAAGTTTCAAGCCCCGACCGGTTCGCTGTGATGTGGTCTCGCACCTCTCCCCAAATCGAATGTGTACTGGTAACCTTTCAGGAATTTTGATGAATTACTGAGTGTTTATTCGATATTAAATTATTTAGTCAAAGGACggtgcgaaaaaaaaatttttgcggaccttaaaaaaaatagagtGATTGCTTTTAGACTCCTCCACGTGTCATCACTCTACTTTAGTCTCTTTGGCCGCTACCAAAAGAATTTCGAGAGGTTAGTTGCGGTACTCAATGTCATGCTAAAGTCATACTAAAGAATTCCCAGTCTTTTGGTGTCGAGATAATTTAATTCTCTCTTTTTCATTAATGGAAAGTAGATATATTGAGAGGGAAGGCTCTTATCGTGGAAAGAGGCTTTTTAGGGTCTAAGAGAAATCGGAGCCTTTTGTTTCGTGACAGAtttgaaaaatcatgtgtcTACTTTTTTTGTGGTGAGCTGACTAGCATTTGATCCTAACTTGCAGAAGAAACCATTGAGGCTTACTTCTAGTCAAGTCGGTTCTTAAGCAGAAGAGAGAATTATCAGAAGGCGATAAGGAGCCAACCTGGCACCGATCAACTGAAAAGCGGATTACTTCGGCGAATAATCAacttaaaattactttaaacgattcagagactggaaATATCTTTTCGCAgcctccactaatttcattcaaacgcgataaaaaacataggcaactttttggtcagaagtcCATTTCAAAGTAATGACCAGTCTGGAACTTATGCGCTCGCTCAGGATGTAAAACCcgtcctttcattcataaagtAAAGAACATGTCGCAACCCAAGATATCCATCAAAATTACTGATcacgtgcacctccgccaatgtcatctaCTGCATAACTTGCGCTTACTGCAAGAAGTCGtaagtgaatatgaaagcgatcttcgcagtaacgAACACTACTTGAGTAGTAGTGAGTACaatggtgaaacaggaagacgactaggtgaccgattccgagaacaccttcgcgacgtagaaagacACGATAATAACACATCCAAatcagtcgctagacactttaatctccctaatcattttAAGTAGCATATGACAGTTAGCGGTCTTTCACTAAATCTCAGtggttcggaaagccgcaacATTCTAGAAcgaaaatttatctttcttaatccccacggtatcaacaaacacttttcattcaaccaatttattcttgtttttctctctaccatgttcccaccaatggcgtagctccatATTCTACGAATAAACACACActacccacaattcctccattcgctctgacgaagggctatcgctcgaaacgtcagcttcgaaactcttaatggtggccaattaacgttatcacctcatttgataatacagaattacctttttatactctcccaccgacgcagcactacagtttcttcagaaactttaCCCCTTTATCAATTTTCCTAGATCATACTGTATGTTCTAATATTGGCACGTGAAATGATTTCAGACTGCAGAGCCAGTGGAGCCGACAGCCCCTCCAGTGTCACGGCCTCCCCATCAAGGCCCTTACACCGGACCACTGCCTCATATTTACCCCGATTTGTATGGCCCAGGTTCGCCTTATCACGATCTAAGTGTTCATGGTAAGATATCTCACTTTCTTAGACCGCAAATACAGCGAATGCAAGTCAAATCAGACGATCTTTGCCATCATATCGGATTCGCTCATAGCCATGATGTAAAACATTATAAGCTATCTGTGTACGCTGTAGTTATACTATTCACATTATGACCAAGACCCTCTCAACTGAATTAGGCCCCTAAGCGAATTACGGTTAGATCGCGCCATAGTTAGATCGCTCccagttagatcgctccaaccaaaagttagatcgctcTATCAAATAAGTGACTTCGCTCccaacataagttacttcgctccatgtagaaaaCTAAGGTAGACGTAGCAAATGTAACGAGTCTAAATTGATAGTTCACTAAATGGCGTGCATATCTTATCATAtctttgtataggtaatcagatgatttcgagtgcaatttgca is from Pocillopora verrucosa isolate sample1 chromosome 7, ASM3666991v2, whole genome shotgun sequence and encodes:
- the LOC131792952 gene encoding pleckstrin homology domain-containing family A member 1 translates to MNESKPTKEGELRKYKNVWSGWGTRYFKLERMYLHYFESKYAPTPVNTVTRGDIDKVKLSDSFPDKKNVFEVHTKSGIVWYLQCATPEEMWSWMTALMPQHTECTKEDKENQGQQTAEPVEPTAPPVSRPPHQGPYTGPLPHIYPDLYGPGSPYHDLSVHGGTEHSPPPSYEETLRSSPSFLEKSS